A stretch of DNA from Telopea speciosissima isolate NSW1024214 ecotype Mountain lineage chromosome 5, Tspe_v1, whole genome shotgun sequence:
AGATTGGACCTCAACCACCATGTATTTATTTCAATTAATTCTTTGACTATTGGTGGAAAATCGAAGATTTGGCTTTGAACAGAGGTGAAATGAGACCCTCAAATGGCGGTAATGGCACTGATCAAAGGGCAAATAGGACGATCCTCATCCATGTTGACCTCTTCTCTTAGGATTTCTTTGTCTTCTAACaatttgggtttgtgattgcattctcgtttttgttttttttaatggtagTGACTGCTTTGTTAATTGTTAGGGACAATTACTGATTTCTGtgttgtaatcttttttttcaTATGATCATAAGCTTTCAGATGGAAAATGtaacatagtttttttttttccctctctgtccctttttcttattaatttctTTATGGTTATTTTGGCTGGTTGGTTTGGAATTTATTTGTACAGGTATTCCTTGTTTTTAGGTTTGTGGTTTGGTGCCTTAGTATcttaaaagggagaaaaaatctttccaatttttgttttatttatttgttttatgtacAAACTGCTAATCGATTCTCAATAAAAGCCAGCTTTGATTTTTCAGATTGAGATAATGTGGGCCATCCCACTACTCTTGTTTGGGAAGTGCTCCTGTGGATCCAATTCCATTCTTTATCATCAAATCTAATACTTCTTAGCCTTCCAATGTCCATATTAAATGTGTCAATGTCTTTCTTAAATCTTCTTTAGATTAGGTGTGACTTCAACATTAGAAAAACCTTCTCTGCATCATTTTCAAAGAAAGCATTcaatttttgttgtttcttgTGTGGAGTATGAACCCCCTTCACGGCCTACGCTATGTTACCCATGTTTCGGGGCAGGCCAAAGGTCGGAAGAGTGAAGTTTTCCATTGCTTTCAACTCTTCCATCAAATGGTTAAAACCCAGTTTAATGTGAAGATTAAGATCCTTCGCACAGTTAATAGGGGAGAGTATATTGTTGTGTCCTTTTAATTGTAATTAGGTGAACATGGAATTCTCCATCAGACGAGTTGCGTTGACACACCAGCTCAAAACGGTGTGGCCAAATGCAAGAATCAACATTTACTGCATCTAGCTCGGTCTTTAATGTTTCAAATGAACGTTCATGCCCCTTATTGTAGTGAGGCTGTTCTTACGGCTGCGTATCTCTTAAATCGGATGCCTTCACGTGTTCTGGACTCTTGCTGCCCCTTAGAGTTGATTCTGGGATCCCTCACCTTCATTGTGCCTCCGaatgtttttggttgtgtgtgcttTGTTCGTAATCATCGTCAgcatggtaagcttgatccaTGTGGCATACGGTGTATTTTCCTTGGCTATTCGGCATCTcagaaagggtataaatgttataATCCTCCCTCTCATTGTATGTTCGTCTCTATGGATGTGGTGTTCCATGCGACTGAGGCATTTTTTCCCACTACCACAGCTCTCCAGGGGGAGTCCTCTTCACAAGAAGATGTGCTTCTGATTGCTCCAATACCAGTTACAGATATAGTTCTGGTTCAAGAGGAGCCCACAGTTCCATTAAAGGTCTTTGTTCGCTCTAAGTCCTAATGACAGCAAGATGAAATCACCACTACTATTATGGCACTCCAATTGCTACCTCATGATCCAAGTTCTCCTACACAGTCTCCATCTTGTGAGTTTATTCCTCCTAGTATTCCTATTTTTGACCTTACACTTAATTTACCTATTGCCATTCGTAAACCTATTAGaacttgcactcaacatcccatttctaatgttgtttcttatgagtctctttcactttcttttcATACATTTGTTTACTCGTTGTCATTTGTTCTTATTCTTAAGCATTGGCCAGAAGCTTTGGCTAATCCTAAATGGAATTCTGCTATGTTGAAAGAGTTCAGGGCACTTggaaaaaatgagacatgggactTAGTCACCCTTCCTCCAGGGAAGAAACCTATGGGCCGTAAGTGGATGTTTACTGTGAAACAGAAGATGGATGTCACAGTTGACAAATACAAGGCTCAGTTGGTTACCAAGGGCTTTACTCAAACGTTTGGCATAGACTATCAGGAGAcgtttgctccagtggccaagttGAATATTGTTTAAGTTATTCTTTCGTATACAGTCAACTTGGGACGGGAGTTGTAGTAactagatgtcaaaaatgcatttcttcatagggaacttgaagaagaggtgtacatggatGTTCCTCTGGTTTTCTCTAGTAAGAAAAACCATGGTAAGGTATGCAAATTAAAATGAGCATCATATGAACTAAAGCAATCTCCTTGAGCATGGTTTGGGCATTTTCATAAAGCCATAATGTTTGTGGGTTACAAACAGaataatgctgatcatactctgttCATTAAGAAGAATGGGGAGCTGATTACTGTCCTCATtgtatatgtcgatgacatcATGGTTACAGGGAGTGACATTAGCAAAATAGCTCGACTGAAACTTTTCTTAGTACCGAATTTGAGATTAATGACCTAGGTAAGTTGAgatacttccttgggattgaggttgcttGGTAAGATCCAGATATCTTCTTTCTCAATGGAAGTACACTCTTGACCTTCTATCTAACACTAGGATGCTGGGGTGCAAATCTGCAGATACTCTACTCGAAGAAAATTCTcatcaaaagcaaaaagatGGTGAACTTATGGATAAAGGAGGTTATCAGAGGTTGGTTGAGAGATTGTTTTTTCTCTCCCACACTAGGCCAGATATTGCATTCATCGTTAGCATGCTTAGtcagtacatgcatgatccatatTCTAGGCACTTAGAGGTTGTATATCAGATCTTGAGATATCTGAAGTCTGCTCTTGGTCGAGGAGTTCTTTTCTCTCCCTATGATCATCTATGTATTGAGGCTTACactaatgctgattgggttggttctCACGATGATAGATGATCTACCTCTAGATACTGTACTCTGGTTAGTGGAAATCTTGTTACTTGTTAGAGCAAGAAGCAGGCAGTAGTTGCTTGTTCTACTGCATAGGCTAAGTTTATGGCTATGGGccatggtatttgtgaacttgtcTGGTTCCAAGGTCTTCTTCAGGATTTGGGTGTTCCTGTTCAATTTCCAATGCAACTTTTTTGTGACAGTAAATCCACCATTAGTATTACTTACTATTCGATCCAACATGATTGGacgaagcatattgagattgactgtcacttcatcaaggagaagttagaacaaGGCATCAATTGTAAATTTAAAATAGTATAAAACAGAAAACAGATAGTACGAGTTTTAAAcgtgtatattaaaaaaaaaaaagaaccataaAACgacactattctcatataaattgaggagtTTTTACTTGAATACTTACttctaatgttcaaaacaatTGTAACACCCAAAACTAATCCATATATATTCCACAACTGATTGTAAGTTTCAAGACCTGTCATCTTATATCATTCAAAATATATCACCCAATATCAATTCCCAATTCATACACCATAATGTCCAAAGTCTTGTTGAGCAATGTGACTTGGCTATGATATtgctcattgttgtcaacacaaccAACACACTTATGGAGTAATGCATGTTCAGTTGGATTTGGGACTCATCGCTTTAGAAACCCTTTTCAGTAGATGTATCAGTTTGTAACTCAATTTCGGAGATCTGTGCATTAACCTTGAGTTGATACATGAGCAATTAAGCCCTTTGAATCATCTTTACATCGACGAAAGAATCAAGTCGATCGGAGTTCGGGAGAGAGGTATGGTCAGTTAAGCGAGTCAGTGTGAATGACAAGCAATGAAAAAGTGTCAAAACACATAAACatttttaaacgcgtttaaaatggAAAAGGGTTCGATTGCCTTTTTTACCGTATGTTTGGGAAACAAACGGGAATACGTgtttaaaatagtaaaaaaatggCAACAccattttaaacacgttttgaattcagatttatttttcggttttggtttcattttgatACCCTTAGTctgaggaagaggaagaagacaaaagaaaaactagggATAGCATAATCTGAAAATACACAACAAAGGTCAaggacaaagaaaataaaaacaaaaggaaatagTCAAACAAACATAGATGACATGCAAGTAAATCCTAAACGAACAAGAAGCTGGAAATAGTAAGAAAAAAATCCAGGgccaaagaggaagaaaataagCAAGAACCTTTAGagccagggggggggggggagaatccAGCAAGATTAACACAAAGAAAACGGAAGAAAGAAACCCGAGCTTCAATAGTAAGAGAAGAACAAAAGCCAGATCTGCAGAGAGCACACATAAGCTACAGAACAACACAAAAATCATAGGTAGCAACCAAAGGGACTGCAACAGGAAACAGAACAAAAAAACCAGATCTACGACGATTACAAAGTAAATATAGATCAAGGAAACATAGAAAAACAGGatagagggaaaaagaaagaaaaacaaaccaaaCTTATCCACAAACATAAAGATCtccaaaacaacaataaaaaagatTGAGGAAGGATGAGGGAAGGAATCAAAACAAGGCCAAAGCCTAACTCTGCAAGAAGAAACTGAGACTtgccaaacacaaaaaaatgcaaaggaaccagagagaaaagaaaaaatagagagCGTAacctaaaatataaaaaatagatGAGAAACTACAATAACACAGGgataaaatagaagaagaagaaaacctaaAACTAAGGTACCCGCATCATCGTACACAAAGAAACAAGAGATAGAGAAACAAGCAAAACCTAACCACCAGGAGAGAAAAATCTAGAACCAACAAAGACAAACAGAGAAGCacggaaagaagaaagaaaaaaaacacgaAAACCTGGATCTATCTTAGCCACacaagaacagaagaaagaaataaaaaaaaaatagttaagaACTAAAAAACAcatgaagaagatagaagaagagataaaCCTGAAACAAAGCTATAAGCATCATCGCacacaaaggaaaaagagaaaagaataacaaacaagacctaactATTAGAAGAGAAGAATCAATAAACAAGAAGACACATAGAGAAATAGGGAAATAAGAACGacgaaaaaaaaacacaaaaacctaGATCTACGGTAACTACacggaaaaagaaagaaagaaaccccCAAGACCCTAGATATACCATAACTGctcaaaagcaaaagaaaaaagaaaaccgtAGTTCTACCATAACCGTTCAGAAAAGTAGAAAGAAAACCCtagaagccctagatctaccttagtgaaaaaagaaaaggaaaaagaaacccCGCCAGTAAGATCGCGGAGCTAGAATGCCGCCAGTGATCTAAATTGTTTTGTAAGactaataaaaaaagaagttgcTTAAACCAACCATCTAGGCTACAAAGCCTCGTGCAATGGGTAAACTTCAACTAAACAAAATGAAAGAGTCATGGTTAAGAATTAAGACTTTGTATTGAAATTACCTTAAATACAACTTTTTGTAGACTTTTTGTTTAGGACCAATTTTCCTTCAGCCATGGTAAATGAAAATATACTAAAATCTTGTAGGGATTTGTGAATCTTATGATGGTGGCTGAACGTTCATCGGACGATAgagaaaactttgtcctttttGCTTATAAATTTCGTTCAATGAAAAGCTTTGAAAaaatggatctttatcctctcaccGGATGATGGAGAAAACTTTGATCTTTAAAGTTCATCCTTTCAGTCTCATGGCCATCGTTGGATGCTAAGTGAGGTGCACTGGACAGTGCATTGCACTTCGGAAAATATTCTAAACAAATAGGAGGTACATAGGATAAAAGAGTGACACACACTGAAAGACCTGGAGTCAAAGTGGTGGTCAAGTGATATTGGCCCGGGCCCATTTTGGCTTCGGAGAACTCTGTCGCAGCCCAACCGAGTACACCCTAACCCGACGAGTTAACCGATCAAAGTAACAAAAACCCTTTATAAACCGTCCCTTACGGCTTCGGTGTCTCTTCTCTACATTTTCTCCTTATTCCCTCCATTTCTACTTTCTGAAACCACAAACGAAAAACCTCCAAAAAACCCCTACGCGGAGTTAATCTCGTCCTTCCCTCCCTCCATTTGCTTCTGTTGGAGTTTCTGTAGTAAGTAGCACTTGTTTACTTCATCAGTTCATTTGTTcactctttttggttttttgataggtaatcaTTTGTTCACTTTGGTTGTTGtggatccattttttttttttcgtgtttTAAGTTATTTCAGAGTTATGAGCAGCTGGCGTACTCTTCTTCTGAGAATCGGAGATAATTGCCCTGAATATGGCGGAACTTCCGATTTCAAAGATCACATTGTGAGTTTAATTCATTAATTACTCTTCTTCTCACTgtattcttccattttggcGTAGTTTGCTGAACCCCTAGCTTTTAACTTAAATTGGAATACTTAATCGCGAAGTTTTTTAGTTATCCTGGGGAGATGTCAAACTTCTGGTACTTACTTAGGTCTACGAGTCTCATGTTGACAAACGACGCAGGGTGTTGAGCTTCTTTCTTGTGCTGCAGGAAACATGCTATGGCATACTTATGCGGGAGCTGGACCATTCCAAAGATGACATTTTGACAGTAAATTTCATTATTTCCTTCTTTAAGATTCATTTTTTAATGCCTATGGTTCTTCTTTTGATTCTATGAGATACAGAACATGGCTTCTCTTTGGCACATCCAACGGtaaaaacatagaaataaataggaaaaaggggaaaatggaAGAACAAAGCCAATTACGAAGTTCCACACAAAGGTTGtgagattttattttgttgcaaaaagaaaaaataattgcAGAAATATAAGTATGTATGGGGAATCCTCTTTCCTTTACAACAAATAGAAAGTATGTGCGTAAATTTTTTCTAAGAGATTAGATAAAGCCCAATTGTGTCCGGATATTGATATGTTGAACCCCAAGAGTTTGGTAGGTGAGGCTGCCTTATAAATGAGTTTGGTTTATCTTTACATATTCTCTTATTCTCTTATTGTTCCTTCTTCACCTAACTGTAACAAAGcacttttgaaaataattttggGCTTTCTTGGTTTCATCCATACATATTGGATTTTCGACTTGGTAAACAATTCTGAACATATCTGAGATCCCTAACCTTAGGAGAGCAAATCAGCGTGGCATTATTTTTGGAAATTGCAACCAATAAGTCTGATGAGGACTTGAATCAACCAAGAATACTTGCTACTATACAAGTGTTTAAGGATCATTATGAGGTTGGTAATTTTCTGACTGATACGGATGCAAATTGGATAATCCAAACAAAGGATCAACCAGGAACCAGCCCAATTAGGAAAAGCCTAAAGCTTCTTGGCCAGATGAATAAGATATCTTATCACATGAGCAGACTGCCATGgatagtcatttttttttaacctacACTTTGATATTTGTTACGTCTCCTTTCATCGTGAAGCTAACCCTAGTCCTTAATGACACATCAAAGTGCTGCATCATAAGATTATAGCTCaacccttattttatttattaatttatttttcacttctactcttatttttctttttctaaggaAACCTTCCACCCTTCCCAAAACGAAAAAGTAAAATCCCCATAACAACCCCAGAGAATGAGAACGAAAACCCTCTACTTAAAACCTTAAAtcatgaaaccctaaaatctggAATACtaaacctaaacctaaaaaagtaagGGATTGATGAGATCCAGCTGTGAACCAAAGTTATAGAGGATCCAATAGGAAGATAAATTGTCCTCTATAGAGGTTGCTGGGAACAGAGAAATACTCCAAAGATCGATCAGAGGGacagggagagggagggagtttGAAGGAGGAAGAGTGAAGAATAAGGAGATGCATAGCGGGATCCGTCAGGAGAGTGGGTTCTTGCTGCTGCTAGGACTGCTGGATTCGTCCATAGTCATTGTTGGTGCTGTTGCGTCACCAGACTTTCAGGATGCAAGATAGGAAAGGGGGGGGGATTATTTTACATATAGATAGTTTGAGATCTCAGTCGAAACATCGAGATTTCACAAAATATTGCGGTTTCGACGAAGGTTGAAATGAAACTTGGTGCAACTCAATAGGAATACTGGGTTTTGACAGAAGTTTCGGTTTCAACTTGGTTTTGGTACATAATAGTACATATTAAAGAATTGTTTTGATCGAAATTGGGTCGAAATTTTGACTCATTTCGTGAGTTTCAAGTGGTTTCGCATGTTGGAGGGGAAAACTCcagatttggtatttttggCTAATTCACCTACATTTTTTAGTGGAACAAAGGTTGGGGATTATTACACGATTTGCCGCATTTGAGCAAGATTTTTGTACGATTCAAATTTGGCAATATACCTCTTTTCCCCAAAGGTTTCGAGCCTTCCCGGAACTCTATGTGATACTGTCATAGAATTGGAGGAACTGTTTCGTAGGGGTGTTTTAACCTTACTTGTATCCTTATATTTTACTACTTATAACACTTGTAGTCTTGTACACTTGTACTTGTATAACTTTGACATgatgtaatattatatattttttcttcattcctagAGCATATTTTAGTTGTATTCATCAAATTTTGTATGTTCTAATACTAAATTATAAGTAGAATAGGTTATGTTTGAGAAAGTATACAGCAGGGTACGGCGTACATTACCAACCTTGGGTATGAAACTAAACTATCATTttggatgtgtgtgtgtgtgtgtgcttaaAATTTAAAGGTTCCCATCTGTTTAGaaatgcttaattagggttttcttaaaGTTTCGGGCCAAAATAGGGCCATTTGACCATCAAAGTAGCCAGCCAAATCATACAGGGTTTTGATcaaatttcggtcgaaactgAAATCTCGAACCTCGACATATAGAAAGGGGTAAATGCTGTCTTGTTATGTTGGGTAAGATAGTTAGAAATGAGCTAGGACTGATTCAAGACAAGAAGTAAGAGGGTAAAGGCTGAGAAGAGAAGGGGGATAAACCCATAAGAAACATTATATCAAACGCCTCATATGCAGCCCAACTGCAGTCACAGCAGCCATACACCACATAACAGTCCAAAAAACTTCAAAGAACCTCAGTTCATAACCATCCAACACCCAACTAGTGTAACAACATGCAGACCTTCCAATCTCAGCAACCACTAACCATCCAATGCAttggtttccaaaaaaaaatcaaatatggaGCAGAAACAGGGCTGGCGGTACCTTTGGAGCAGCAAAGAGATGAACTATGCTCCTCAAACTGCTTCTCTCTTCAATCGAGTGCTGGGGGGTTTGAAAGGAGACCCCTGGGCGATTCTAATGGTGCTGGTCCCACTCCAAATGGTGATGGGATGAGGGAGAGACAAGCTGGACAAGGCATGGCTGGTGGTAACAGTAGCGGAATTCTGTGCAGTAGCAAAAAAGAGCACCACTCTCTAACTGTCTCCCTTCAAGAACCAAGCCACCTCTAGGCGACTCAAATGGGCCTAGCTTCAAGACAAAACAGCCTGCCAAGAGGCAGAATCGAAACTGAGACAAAAATGGCTGGCGGAAATTCTGGGTTCATCTCCAAGTGCTTCAATGCAGTTTTCCAGCCAAGAGACCTCCTCTATTCATCATTGCTTTGAAGATCTAACCACAATAGATCATTCTATGTGAAATTCTTTACATAGTATGGTCTCAATGGAACCCCTTtacatttctagggttccaaagagagttgagagttaaggagagctaggtcgaCTCtcaaaacctgctctgataccaaggtAGAAATGAGCTAGGATTGATTCAAAACAAAAAGTAAGAGGGTAAAGGctgagaagagaaggaggagaagagaagaagagagaagggaaggagaagagaaatgaaCACAACCGTATGGGAGAGAGAATCgatttctctcccctatattcTTCATTAGTCAACTGCTCGAATTACAAACAGCTccttagggaggtaaaaggaaaaagaagaaacaagagacaAAATACAACTAAAGGCACAATACAATAACTagttacagaaatacccctaaaacataaactctaacaaagATCACGTACCATTGTGATACtaatatttttcctttaataaTTGCTATCTCATTTGATCTAGTCTCCCAATATTACCCTTGGCATGCTTGGAGACTTCACTTTGAGTATTTAACTGAATTTTTGGGGCGATGATACGTCTTGTTATGTTGGGTAAGATCGCATACCATTGTGATACTAATATTTTCCCTTTAATAATTGCTATCT
This window harbors:
- the LOC122663100 gene encoding uncharacterized protein LOC122663100; translated protein: MDVPLVFSSKKNHGKNNADHTLFIKKNGELITVLIVYVDDIMVTGSDISKIARLKLFLYTLDLLSNTRMLGCKSADTLLEENSHQKQKDGELMDKGGYQRHLEVVYQILRYLKSALGRGVLFSPYDHLCIEAYTNADWVGSHDDR